Proteins from a genomic interval of Crassostrea angulata isolate pt1a10 chromosome 7, ASM2561291v2, whole genome shotgun sequence:
- the LOC128155712 gene encoding uncharacterized protein LOC128155712, which translates to MADDVKDINYGLIYATNDSKLEKKFSKKFSKKFWKPNEESLDIKSNQLVLSVSGKRSRVVQPEQTMFFSCTDEQLALHSMRCSIYSSLGGSWSIINPNECKRVCFQCFNKQRVQKFDDLTPGDHIAIHRVAGYEHHAIVIEVHPSSEDNTRGLLRVIHRSAHAKTVVKGILLCMITIGQYGNIAYLREENVKFNMKKDHVYIIQYKNKPFTRSKIIRRARAEVGRDDTHFDIAADNCEHFANWCETGEYYSHQIGLIKGALQNLLYSDNEGYNRMLNYLSENGLMCDDCLKEARKVQEKCHLIQA; encoded by the coding sequence ATGGCTGACGATGTAAAAGATATCAATTATGGACTTATATATGCTACAAATGATAGCAAATTGGAGAagaaattttccaaaaaattttccaaaaaattctGGAAACCAAATGAAGAATCATTagatataaaatcaaatcaGCTGGTACTGTCAGTATCGGGAAAGAGATCCAGAGTCGTGCAACCTGAACAAACAATGTTCTTCTCCTGTACCGACGAACAGCTAGCTCTCCATTCCATGCGATGCTCGATCTATTCCAGCCTTGGCGGTAGTTGGAGCATTATTAATCCTAACGAATGCAAACGGGTTTGTTTCCAATGTTTCAATAAACAGAGGGTCCAAAAGTTTGATGATCTGACCCCGGGGGATCATATTGCAATCCACCGCGTTGCTGGATACGAACATCATGCTATTGTAATCGAGGTACATCCTAGTTCAGAGGACAACACACGGGGACTTCTTAGAGTAATTCATCGCAGTGCGCATGCGAAGACAGTTGTCAAAGGAATATTGTTGTGCATGATCACCATTGGCCAGTATGGAAACATAGCTTATTTGCGTGAGGAAAACGtgaaatttaatatgaaaaaggATCATGTGTACATTATCcaatataaaaacaaacctTTCACACGTTCGAAAATTATTAGACGAGCTCGTGCAGAAGTGGGAAGAGATGACACACACTTTGATATCGCCGCTGACAACTGCGAGCATTTTGCCAACTGGTGTGAAACGGGAGAATATTATAGTCACCAAATAGGGCTTATTAAAGGGGCTTTACAGAACTTGCTGTATTCAGACAATGAGGGATATAACAGGATGCTGAACTATCTCTCCGAGAATGGCTTGATGTGTGATGACTGTTTAAAGGAAGCTCGAAAAGTGCAAGAAAAATGTCACCTAATTCAAGCATAA
- the LOC128156621 gene encoding uncharacterized protein LOC128156621, whose amino-acid sequence MAMADRRTEERTEISYALITNTDNKVEEKSFIKKIDKTYKKSRVCSPLRQAVCGQKKSRDGPRCLDPKKRTVNQGNKPLYHKLKNSTDEKRLQTVCSSEKTQYPKKVSFNQAVYQKTFTVSPEQFQTDFLSYDYQTSESQKLTLDPKSSQLVLSMSGKRSRVVQPEQTMFFSCTDEQLALHTMRCSIYSSLGGSWSIINPDECKRVCFQCFNKQRVEKFDDLTPGDHIAIHRVAGYEHHAIVIEVHPSSEDNTRGLLRVIHRSAHAKTVVKGILLCMITIGQYGNLAYLREENVKYNLKKDDVYIIQYKNKPFTRSKIIRRARAEVERDDTHFNIAADNCEHFANWCATGEYYSHQIGLIKGALQNLLYSDNEGYNRMLNYLSENGLMCDDCLKEARKVQEKCRLNQA is encoded by the coding sequence ATGGCCATGGCTGACCGCCGTACAGAGGAAAGGACAGAAATCAGTTATGCGCTTATCACTAATACGGATAATAAAGTTGAAGAAAAATCCTTcatcaaaaaaattgacaaaacttACAAAAAATCGAGAGTCTGTTCCCCGCTGAGGCAAGCCGTATGTGGACAAAAAAAATCCAGGGATGGTCCGCGGTGTTTGGACCCGAAAAAAAGAACCGTAAACCAAGGGAATAAACCCCTTTACCATAAACTGAAAAATAGTACCGATGAAAAAAGATTGCAAACTGTGTGTTCTTCTGAAAAGACACAATATCCTAAGAAAGTATCCTTTAATCAAGCAGTGTACCAAAAAACCTTTACAGTAAGCCCTGAACAAtttcaaacagattttttaaGTTATGATTACCAAACTTCTGAAAGTCAGAAACTGACACTGGACCCTAAATCTAGTCAGCTAGTACTGTCTATGTCCGGAAAGAGATCCAGAGTCGTGCAACCTGAACAAACAATGTTCTTTTCCTGTACCGACGAGCAGCTAGCTCTCCATACAATGCGATGCTCGATCTATTCCAGCCTTGGGGGTAGTTGGAGCATTATCAATCCTGATGAATGTAAACGGGTTTGTTTCCAATGTTTCAATAAACAGAGGGTGGAAAAGTTTGACGATCTCACCCCAGGGGATCATATTGCAATCCACCGCGTTGCTGGATACGAACATCATGCTATTGTAATCGAGGTACATCCTAGTTCAGAGGACAACACGCGGGGACTTCTCAGAGTAATTCATCGCAGTGCGCATGCGAAGACAGTTGTCAAAGGAATATTGTTGTGCATGATCACCATTGGCCAGTATGGAAACCTAGCTTATTTACGGGAAGAAAACGTGAAATATAATCTGAAAAAGGATGACGTGTATATCattcaatataaaaacaaacctTTTACGCGTTCGAAAATTATTAGACGAGCTCGTGCTGAAGTGGAAAGAGATGACACACACTTTAACATCGCCGCTGACAACTGCGAGCATTTTGCTAACTGGTGTGCAACGGGAGAATATTATAGTCACCAAATAGGGCTTATTAAAGGGGCTTTACAGAACTTGCTGTATTCTGACAATGAGGGATATAACAGGATGCTGAACTATCTCTCCGAGAATGGCTTGATGTGTGATGACTGTTTAAAAGAGGCTCGAAAAGTTCAAGAAAAATGTCGACTTAACCAAGCATAA
- the LOC128155872 gene encoding N-acetylglucosamine-6-phosphate deacetylase-like isoform X1, whose amino-acid sequence MVTSKYYIYSMEIQHTETNRGNKAIIVDGYVYRKTNVLKNGNVVYTCSVSKNCKKTVITDEEGDSIVKVRNQHSCKTEPSFKKAEARQLRVRLRKQCRKSNVSPVVLVKSELAHVEEKSLEEKDIKNAAMSLFRHYQKTNSFSPSHLPSEETNSFRDVGEEMYSESQQTSLIKQMAEETGSSLYMGEGKMNNSGKLFKYMNCRLIRDGDLIEDDLWVRDGIIVNPEYIFFSEKVTADVTVDCDGAILCPGFIDVQINGALGVDFSVNTDNIEEGVAKVAKGILEHGVTSFCPTIVTSSESTYKQIVSRVKKKNGSKEGAGVLGLHLEGPFISKEKKGAHDVNLIQTFDNGMVDLTKIYGEDLTNVAIVTLAPELAKSGEVIKELVKRGIKVSVGHSVANLIQGEEAVLQGATFITHLFNAMLPFHHRDPGLIGLLTSKKVPTDVPYYGVISDGIHTHPAALRIAHRVDPKGMVLVTDAIAGAGLPEGEHRFGSQTMEIKGNRAVIKGTQTLCGSIATMDMCVQHLRKSTLCGTVRALEAASLHPAKLLGISDKKGTLNFDSDADFIVLNDDLVVLATYIAGECVWSKAKI is encoded by the exons ATGGTTACATcgaaatattatatatactcCATGGAGATACAGCATACAGAAACCAATAGAGGAAACAAGGCTATCATTGTTGATGGATACGTCTACCGCAAAACCAATgttctcaaaaacggtaacgtcGTCTACACGTGTAGTGTGTCCAAGAACTGCAAGAAAACGGTCATAACAGACGAAGAGGGCGATTCTATCGTGAAGGTTAGAAATCAGCACAGCTGCAAAACAGAACCTAGTTTTAAAAAGGCAGAAGCAAGACAACTCCGAGTGCGTCTCAGAAAACAGTGTCGAAAATCTAATGTGAGCCCAGTTGTGTTGGTCAAGTCAGAATTGGCCCATGTAGAAGAAAAGAGTTTGGAGGAGAAAGACATTAAAAATGCTGCTATGTCGCTATTCAGGCATTATCAGAAAACAAATTCTTTCTCTCCATCTCATCTGCCCTCAGAAGAGACCAATAGTTTCCGAGATGTGGGTGAGGAAATGTACAGCGAGTCCCAGCAAACCAGCTTAATCAAACAAATGGCCGAGGAAACGGGGTCATCTCTATATATGGGAGAA GGAAAAATGAACAATTCAGGCAAACTCTTCAAGTACATGAACTGTCGTCTAATCCGAGATGGTGACCTAATCGAGGATGATCTGTGGGTGAGGGATGGCATTATTGTCAACCCTGAGTatattttcttctcagaaaaagTCACAGCAGATGTGACTGTGGATTGTGATGGTGCTATTTTGTGTCCTGGATTCATAGATGTTCAAATCAATG GGGCATTAGGTGTAGATTTTTCAGTAAATACAGATAACATTGAAGAGGGAGTGGCCAAAGTTGCAAAAGGCATACTGGAGCATGGGGTGACTTCCTTCTGTCCCACCATTGTCACCTCCAGTGAAagcacctacaaacag ATAGTTTCCAGAGTAAAGAAGAAGAACGGAAGTAAAGAAGGGGCTGGTGTTCTGG GTTTGCATCTAGAAGGTCCATTTATAAGTAAGGAAAAGAAAGGAGCTCACGATGTGAACTTGATTCAGACATTTGACAATGGCATGGTCGATCTAACCAAAATCTATGGAGAAGATCTGACTAATGTTGCCATAGTTACACTGGCACCTGAGTTGGCCAAATCAGGGGAAGTTATCAAAGAATTGGTCAAAAGAGGGATTAAAGTTTCTGTGG GTCACTCCGTAGCAAATTTGATACAAGGAGAGGAAGCAGTACTTCAGGGAGCAACGTTCAtaacacatttatttaatgctatGTTAcca ttccaCCATCGTGATCCGGGTCTGATCGGGTTGTTAACCAGTAAAAAAGTTCCAACAGATGTCCCGTACTATGGTGTCATTTCAGACGGAATCCACACCCATCCAGCGGCTCTTAGGATTGCACACAG GGTTGACCCAAAAGGAATGGTGCTTGTGACGGATGCAATAGCAGGCGCTGGACTTCCTGAGGGAGAACACAGATTTGGGTCGCAGACAATGGAGATCAAGGGTAACCGAGCAGTCATCAAGGGAACACAGACACTTTGTGGAAG TATAGCAACCATGGACATGTGTGTTCAGCATCTCAGAAAATCAACAc TCTGTGGTACTGTAAGGGCCCTGGAAGCTGCCTCACTCCACCCCGCCAAACTTCTGGGAATCTCGGACAAGAAGGGAACCCTGAACTTTGACTCTGATGCAGACTTCATTGTGCTGAATGATGACCTGGTAGTCTTGGCAACCTACATAGCTGGGGAATGTGTTTGGAGCAAAGCCAAAATTTGA
- the LOC128155872 gene encoding N-acetylglucosamine-6-phosphate deacetylase-like isoform X2, whose amino-acid sequence MNNSGKLFKYMNCRLIRDGDLIEDDLWVRDGIIVNPEYIFFSEKVTADVTVDCDGAILCPGFIDVQINGALGVDFSVNTDNIEEGVAKVAKGILEHGVTSFCPTIVTSSESTYKQIVSRVKKKNGSKEGAGVLGLHLEGPFISKEKKGAHDVNLIQTFDNGMVDLTKIYGEDLTNVAIVTLAPELAKSGEVIKELVKRGIKVSVGHSVANLIQGEEAVLQGATFITHLFNAMLPFHHRDPGLIGLLTSKKVPTDVPYYGVISDGIHTHPAALRIAHRVDPKGMVLVTDAIAGAGLPEGEHRFGSQTMEIKGNRAVIKGTQTLCGSIATMDMCVQHLRKSTLCGTVRALEAASLHPAKLLGISDKKGTLNFDSDADFIVLNDDLVVLATYIAGECVWSKAKI is encoded by the exons ATGAACAATTCAGGCAAACTCTTCAAGTACATGAACTGTCGTCTAATCCGAGATGGTGACCTAATCGAGGATGATCTGTGGGTGAGGGATGGCATTATTGTCAACCCTGAGTatattttcttctcagaaaaagTCACAGCAGATGTGACTGTGGATTGTGATGGTGCTATTTTGTGTCCTGGATTCATAGATGTTCAAATCAATG GGGCATTAGGTGTAGATTTTTCAGTAAATACAGATAACATTGAAGAGGGAGTGGCCAAAGTTGCAAAAGGCATACTGGAGCATGGGGTGACTTCCTTCTGTCCCACCATTGTCACCTCCAGTGAAagcacctacaaacag ATAGTTTCCAGAGTAAAGAAGAAGAACGGAAGTAAAGAAGGGGCTGGTGTTCTGG GTTTGCATCTAGAAGGTCCATTTATAAGTAAGGAAAAGAAAGGAGCTCACGATGTGAACTTGATTCAGACATTTGACAATGGCATGGTCGATCTAACCAAAATCTATGGAGAAGATCTGACTAATGTTGCCATAGTTACACTGGCACCTGAGTTGGCCAAATCAGGGGAAGTTATCAAAGAATTGGTCAAAAGAGGGATTAAAGTTTCTGTGG GTCACTCCGTAGCAAATTTGATACAAGGAGAGGAAGCAGTACTTCAGGGAGCAACGTTCAtaacacatttatttaatgctatGTTAcca ttccaCCATCGTGATCCGGGTCTGATCGGGTTGTTAACCAGTAAAAAAGTTCCAACAGATGTCCCGTACTATGGTGTCATTTCAGACGGAATCCACACCCATCCAGCGGCTCTTAGGATTGCACACAG GGTTGACCCAAAAGGAATGGTGCTTGTGACGGATGCAATAGCAGGCGCTGGACTTCCTGAGGGAGAACACAGATTTGGGTCGCAGACAATGGAGATCAAGGGTAACCGAGCAGTCATCAAGGGAACACAGACACTTTGTGGAAG TATAGCAACCATGGACATGTGTGTTCAGCATCTCAGAAAATCAACAc TCTGTGGTACTGTAAGGGCCCTGGAAGCTGCCTCACTCCACCCCGCCAAACTTCTGGGAATCTCGGACAAGAAGGGAACCCTGAACTTTGACTCTGATGCAGACTTCATTGTGCTGAATGATGACCTGGTAGTCTTGGCAACCTACATAGCTGGGGAATGTGTTTGGAGCAAAGCCAAAATTTGA